One Pecten maximus chromosome 7, xPecMax1.1, whole genome shotgun sequence genomic window carries:
- the LOC117331767 gene encoding uncharacterized protein LOC117331767, with the protein MAQILAESPIGRGRFLQPLPALREQSKLSDVPSLKKIHQRKKSRRSSMINILRQDLKEIDSLPAVRKYRYSLDSAMDDAQSEVFSTLSTSRVHRRRSSFLDKAARRRSSTLSDSSGTDIQVTEYEMKKIAMLQSLNSMGTKLPNRNRNRQMSTTNEVAMYEELALKKKTSLTNRMLGFSTNRSTRPRRRSHSNERTSQSTPVKTPEPTQENKEKMKQIVDVMRKKSNSSPVTASGPTKRPSLTGSDPGSEIFNNFRRKLIRKRKGRPFQRFRRLAKFLVVLLRAWRIHSQSVGEILGHFDTLDAMTNSAGASNLLFDITDYKASKQASVSNETRRILEKRPKERTEEEIHYLQTALRNYKSIAEYPVRMQKLIAQRAWLESYSAKRVIVREGHIARGFYFILTGAAVVSMMDTKTKQAKTVLFLNRGDSFGEQAIMTQSLRQTTVISREQIELLVMGDTDFVDIFMSGGLRDPNDPFLRSIPFLEDWPMEKLAEHPKKAILSYFKRGTILVPDSKHSEWLFVVKSGSCSIFKKLEHVDAKKFKRPTRPLEYRDKLVEAAKNDKVISHEDQITLLREDEIKRLEQKNLYFRFYALPEINIATNAAYQELRKLHFEHINQNSITRAIGNLGAMSMHGGDTESVVTEAESKYREHAQEEVKNFRKKSIANLHNLVAKGPYLKPKQLISEDGNRPSSTTTYADDFETELEWRRKQVTIRSDTPESMPPAPQEDPPTFIEVRVLQKGMSFGIEELVFDNQPGFSLVSNGVEVMMINKKFYQEYLNNDMLVRLMGKTYPYPSDYDLKKNLELQLSWDYHRKAEVNNTLREIQLKKATPGDARAILKIPAEIK; encoded by the exons ATGGCACAAATTCTAGCGGAGTCGCCAATTGGACGCGGAAGGTTCTTACAACCTCTTCCTGCACTTCGGGAGCAATCGAAACTCTCGGATGTTCCGTCGTTGAAAAAGATACATCAAAGAAAGAAGTCGAGAAGATCTTCCATGATTAACATACTCCGACAGGATTTAAAAGAGATAGACTCCCTACCGGCTGTTCGGAAGTATCGATATTCATTAGACAGTGCAATGGACGATGCGCAATCAGAAGTCTTCTCGACATTAAGTACAAGTCGTGTCCATCGTAGACGAAGCTCTTTCCTCGATAAAGCTGCTCGCCGTCGTTCATCTACCTTATCGGACAGTTCGGGGACTGATATTCAAGTGACAGAGTATGAAATGAAGAAGATAGCAATGCTCCAGTCCCTGAATTCAATGGGCACGAAACTTCCAAACCGGAACCGGAACCGCCAGATGTCCACCACTAATGAAGTGGCGATGTACGAGGAACTTGCCTTAAAGAAGAAGACAAGTCTAACGAACAGGATGCTAGGGTTTTCAACAAATAGAAGTACAAGACCGCGACGCCGAAGTCATTCGAACGAACGGACTTCGCAATCTACACCTGTGAAGACACCAGAACCGACACAGGAAAACAaggaaaaaatgaaacaaattgtCGACGTAATGAGAAAAAAGTCTAACTCCTCACCAGTCACGGCTTCCGGTCCGACAAAACGTCCATCTTTAACAGGGTCGGATCCTGGAAGCGAGATTTTTAATAATTTCCGTCGAAAACTGATTCGGAAAAGGAAG GGAAGGCCATTCCAGAGGTTTCGACGTCTAGCCAAATTTTTGGTCGTGTTACTGAGAGCCTGGAGAATTCACTCCCAGTC CGTGGGTGAAATCCTGGGACATTTTGACACTTTGGATGCCATGACAAATTCAGCGGGGGCTTCCAATCTACTTTTTGACATTACCGACTACAAAGCTTCAAAACAg GCTAGCGTGTCTAATGAAACAAGAAGGATACTTGAAAAACGACCCAAAGAAAGGACAGAAGAGGAGATTCACTAC TTACAGACGGCGCTGAGGAACTACAAATCTATAGCAGAGTACCCTGTCAGGATGCAAAAACTCATCGCTCAGAGAGCCTGGCTGGAATC ATACAGCGCTAAACGAGTGATAGTAAGAGAGGGACACATAGCTCGTGGCTTTTACTTCATTCTGACAGGAGCAG CTGTCGTCTCAATGATGGACACTAAAACCAAACAGGCAAAGACCGTACTTTTTCTGAACCGAGGAGACAGCTTCGGGGAGCAGGCGATAATGACACAGTCCTTACGTCAAACTACGGTCATATCACGTGAACAGATAGAACTGCTTGTCATGGGTGACACG gATTTTGTGGATATCTTCATGTCTGGCGGCCTAAGAGATCCTAACGATCCCTTCCTTAG atCTATCCCATTTCTGGAAGATTGGCCGATGGAAAAACTAGCAGAACACCCGAAGAAAGCAATACTTAGTTATTTTAA GAGAGGGACCATCCTTGTACCTGACAGTAAACATAGCGAGTGGTTGTTTGTGGTCAAGTCG GGAAGCTGCAGCATATTCAAGAAGTTGGAACACGTGGATGCAAAAAAGTTCAAAAGGCCTACTCGACCGTTGGAGTATAGAGATAAAT TGGTGGAGGCGGCAAAGAATGATAAAGTCATATCACATGAAGATCAGATAACTCTGCTACGGGAAGACGAAATCAAACGACTCGAGCAGAAAAATCTCTACTTCCGCTTTTATGCACTTCCGGAAATAAACATTGCTACCAATGCTGCCTATCAAGAACTGAGGAAATTACACTTTGAG CATATAAACCAGAACAGCATCACGCGAGCGATAGGGAACTTAGGAGCAATGTCTATGCACGGTGGGGACACCGAGTCCGTTGTGACTGAGGCTGAATCTAAGTATAGAGAACATGCTCAGGAGGAGGTCAAAAATTTCCGGAAAAAATCCATCGCTAACCTGCACAATTTAGTCGCAAAG GGCCCTTACCTAAAGCCTAAACAACTAATTTCCGAGGACG GTAACCGCCCTTCGTCTACAACCACATATGCAGACGATTTTGAGACCGAGCTGGAGTGGAGGAGGAAACAAGTGACCATCCGTTCGGATACACCGGAG AGTATGCCCCCGGCGCCACAAGAAGACCCGCCGACGTTTATTGAAGTTCGAGTCCTTCAGAAAGGAATGTCATTT GGAATAGAAGAACTAGTTTTTGACAACCAGCCTGGATTCAGCCTCGTCAGCAATGGCGTGGAGGTTATGATGATTAATAAGAAATTCTACCAGGAATACCTCAATAATGATATGCTCGTCAGATTAATGGGAAAG ACATATCCTTACCCTTCCGATTACGACCTGAAAAAGAACCTGGAACTTCAGTTGTCTTGGGACTATCATCGAAAGGCGGAGGTGAATAATACCCTCAGAGAAATCCAACTGAAGAAGGCCACGCCAGGGGATGCAAGAGCAATCTTAAAAATCCCCGCAGAAATCAAATGA
- the LOC117331094 gene encoding stress protein DDR48-like yields the protein MAFQHRDDFGLTAVMGDTSYRHINGDTSYRHINEETSYHHINGDTSYRHINEDTSNRHINGDISYRHIYGDTSYHHISEDTSYRHINGDTSYRHINGDTSYRHINGDTSYRHIYGDTSYHHINGDTSYRHIYGDTSYHHINGDTSYRHINGDTSYRHINGDTSYRHIYGDTSYHHINEDTSYRHINGDTSYRHIYGDTSYRHIYGDTSYHHINGDTSYRHINGDTSYRHIIGDTSYRHIYGDTSYHHINEDTSYRHINGDTSYHHMILITPIPSYVCRQIVRC from the exons ATGGCATTCCAACATAGGGATGACTTCGGATTGACAGCAGTTATGGG GGACACATCCTATCGTCACATCAATGGGGACACATCCTACCGTCACATCAATGAGGAAACATCCTACCATCACATCAATGGGGACACATCCTACCGTCACATCAATGAGGACACATCCAACCGTCACATCAATGGGGACATTTCCTACCGTCACATCTATGGGGACACATCCTATCATCACATCAGTGAGGACACATCCTACCGTCACATCAATGGGGACACATCCTACCGTCACATCAACGGGGACACATCCTACCGTCACATCAATGGGGATACATCCTACCGTCACATCTATGGGGACACATCCTACCATCACATCAATGGGGACACATCCTACCGTCACATCTATGGGGACACATCCTACCATCACATCAATGGGGACACATCCTACCGTCACATCAATGGGGACACATCCTACCGTCACATCAACGGGGACACATCCTACCGTCACATCTATGGGGACACATCCTACCATCACATCAATGAGGACACATCCTACCGTCACATCAATGGGGACACATCCTACCGTCACATCTATGGGGACACATCCTACCGTCACATCTATGGGGACACATCCTACCATCACATCAATGGGGACACATCCTACCGTCACATCAATGGGGACACATCCTACCGTCACATCATTGGGGACACATCCTACCGTCACATCTATGGGGACACATCCTACCATCACATCAATGAGGACACATCCTACCGTCACATCAATGGGGACACATCCTATCATCACATGATTTTGATTACACCAATACCATCATATGTATGTAGACAGATCGTACGCTGTTAA